In a genomic window of Suricata suricatta isolate VVHF042 chromosome 12, meerkat_22Aug2017_6uvM2_HiC, whole genome shotgun sequence:
- the LOC115274967 gene encoding C-C chemokine receptor type 5-like: protein MDYYETTSPFYDIEYELSEPCHKADVRQVAARLLPPLYSLVFIFGFAGNLLVVLVLINCKRLRSMTDIYLLNLAISDLLFLLTLPFWAHYAADQWVFGNRMCQLLTGVYHIGFFTGIFFIILLTVDRYLAIVHAVFALKARTVLFGVVTSVVTWVLAVLVSVPGIIFSRSQKEGSRFTCSPHFPANQYRFWKNLQALKMTLLGLVLPLLVMVVCYSAILKTLFRCRNEKKKHKAVKLIFVIMIVYFLFWAPNNIVLLLSTFPDSFGLNNCSSSNRLDQAMQVTETLGMTHCCVNPIIYAFVGEKFRNYLLGFFRKHIIRPFCKHCSIFQGEAPDRASSVYTRSTGEQEISVGL from the coding sequence ATGGATTATTATGAAACAACGAGTCCATTCTACGACATAGAATATGAGCTCTCGGAGCCCTGCCACAAGGCCGATGTGCGGCAGGTGGCGGCCAGGCTCCTGCCTCCTCTCTACTCCCTCGTGTTCATTTTCGGCTTCGCCGGCAACCTGCTGGTGGTCCTCGTCCTCATCAACTGCAAACGGCTGAGGAGCATGACCGACATCTACCTGCTCAACCTGGCCATCTCCgacctgctcttcctcctcactCTTCCGTTCTGGGCCCACTACGCTGCAGACCAGTGGGTCTTTGGAAATAGGATGTGTCAACTCCTGACAGGGGTCTACCACATAGGTTTCTTCACCGGGATCTTCTTCATCATCCTCCTGACCGTCGATAGGTACCTGGCGATCGTCCATGCTGTGTTTGCTTTAAAGGCCCGGACGGTCCTCTTCGGGGTGGTGACAAGCGTGGTCACCTGGGTACTGGCTGTGCTGGTCTCTGTCCCAGGGATCATCTTTAGCAGGTCCCAAAAGGAGGGTTCTCGTTTTACGTGCAGCCCTCACTTTCCAGCCAATCAGTATCGCTTCTGGAAGAACCTGCAGGCACTGAAGATGACCCTCCTGGGCCTGGTCCTGCCCCTGCTCGTCATGGTCGTCTGCTACTCCGCCATCCTCAAGACCCTGTTCCGCTGTCGCAAcgaaaagaagaaacacaaggcTGTGAAGCTCATTTTCGTGATCATGATCGTTTACTTTCTCTTCTGGGCGCCCAACAACATCGTCCTGCTCCTGAGCACCTTCCCGGATTCCTTTGGCCTGAATAACTGCAGTAGTTCCAACAGACTGGACCAAGCCATGCAGGTGACGGAGACCCTGGGCATGACGCACTGCTGCGTCAACCCCATCATCTACGCCTTCGTCGGGGAGAAGTTCAGAAACTACCTCTTGGGGTTTTTCCGAAAGCACATCATCAGGCCCTTCTGCAAACACTGTTCTATCTTCCAGGGAGAGGCCCCCGACAGAGCCAGCTCGGTTTACACCCGGTCCACTGGAGAGCAGGAAATCTCCGTCGGCTTGTGA